Proteins from a single region of Chryseomicrobium sp. FSL W7-1435:
- the purQ gene encoding phosphoribosylformylglycinamidine synthase subunit PurQ has translation MKFAVIQFPGSNCDIDMYHAIQDELGQEVEYVWHDKADLSGYDAILLPGGFSYGDYLRCGAIAQFSNIMIEVKKAAAAGKPVLGVCNGFQVLTEARLLPGALLRNKNLKFICRTVELEVVNNDTLFTADYTQGQKIQIPIAHGEGNYFCDEETAQQLAANNQIVFRYTGDGPNGSISNIAGIINEQGNVLGMMPHPERAVHDIMGGTDGLPLFRSILKQWRESHVSHA, from the coding sequence ATGAAATTTGCTGTGATCCAGTTTCCTGGTTCCAACTGTGATATCGATATGTATCATGCGATTCAAGATGAACTCGGCCAAGAGGTTGAGTACGTTTGGCATGACAAAGCGGATCTCAGTGGCTATGACGCAATTTTATTGCCAGGTGGCTTCTCTTATGGCGATTATCTACGCTGTGGGGCGATTGCCCAGTTTTCAAACATCATGATCGAAGTGAAAAAAGCAGCAGCAGCCGGTAAACCCGTATTAGGCGTTTGCAATGGCTTTCAAGTATTAACAGAAGCACGGTTACTGCCAGGCGCACTTCTTCGCAACAAAAACTTAAAATTCATTTGCCGTACAGTAGAGTTAGAAGTCGTTAACAACGACACGCTATTTACGGCTGACTATACGCAAGGGCAGAAGATTCAAATCCCCATCGCACACGGGGAAGGCAATTATTTCTGTGATGAAGAGACAGCGCAGCAACTGGCTGCTAACAATCAAATCGTCTTTCGCTATACAGGAGATGGTCCAAACGGGTCCATTTCGAACATCGCAGGCATTATCAATGAACAAGGCAATGTGCTTGGTATGATGCCTCACCCAGAACGTGCCGTGCACGATATCATGGGCGGCACAGATGGTCTACCATTATTCCGGTCAATTCTGAAACAGTGGAGGGAATCCCATGTCAGTCATGCTTGA
- the purS gene encoding phosphoribosylformylglycinamidine synthase subunit PurS produces the protein MKKVNVYVTLRESVLDPQGSAVKGALHAMDYKEVQDVRIGKFLELQIEEGTRDLDTVIKEMCERLLTNTVIEDYRYEIEEAISQ, from the coding sequence ATGAAAAAAGTCAATGTCTATGTCACGTTACGTGAAAGTGTTTTAGATCCACAAGGTTCGGCTGTAAAAGGTGCGCTTCACGCAATGGATTACAAAGAAGTACAAGATGTTCGTATCGGAAAGTTCTTAGAACTTCAGATTGAAGAAGGCACACGTGACTTGGATACGGTGATCAAGGAAATGTGTGAACGTCTATTGACTAACACGGTTATTGAGGATTACCGCTATGAAATTGAGGAGGCGATCTCGCAATGA
- the purC gene encoding phosphoribosylaminoimidazolesuccinocarboxamide synthase, whose translation MQKGALVYEGKAKQLFLTEDPEVLYVHYKNSATAFNGEKKEEIDGKARLNNQITAVLFEQLHTKGIPSHFIEQLSETEQLVKKVDIIPLEVVVRNIAAGSLAKRLGFDEGHVLKQPLVEFYYKDDALGDPLLTDAHIALLELVSEDEKLKLEHLARKINQALQEIFQTIGVTLVDFKVEFGRTASGDILLADEISPDTCRLWDTETKQKLDKDVFRQNLGNLTDGYAIILSRLGGNSQ comes from the coding sequence GTGCAAAAGGGTGCTCTAGTTTATGAAGGTAAAGCAAAACAATTATTTTTGACAGAAGATCCAGAAGTTCTTTATGTGCACTATAAAAACAGCGCAACTGCATTCAACGGGGAGAAGAAAGAAGAAATTGACGGCAAGGCACGTTTAAACAATCAAATCACTGCCGTTCTTTTTGAACAGCTTCATACAAAAGGAATCCCGTCTCACTTTATTGAACAACTCTCTGAAACAGAGCAACTTGTTAAAAAAGTAGACATCATTCCGTTAGAAGTAGTTGTGCGCAACATTGCTGCGGGTAGTCTTGCCAAGCGTCTAGGATTTGATGAGGGGCACGTTCTCAAACAGCCGTTAGTAGAGTTTTACTATAAAGATGATGCATTAGGCGATCCTCTTTTAACAGATGCCCATATAGCCTTGCTGGAACTTGTATCGGAAGATGAAAAATTGAAACTAGAACACCTTGCACGAAAAATCAACCAGGCACTCCAAGAAATCTTCCAAACCATTGGAGTAACATTGGTAGATTTTAAAGTAGAATTTGGTCGCACCGCTTCAGGGGACATTTTACTTGCAGATGAAATCTCGCCGGACACTTGCCGGTTATGGGATACAGAAACTAAACAAAAATTAGATAAAGATGTTTTTAGACAAAACTTAGGTAATCTCACAGATGGCTATGCCATAATTCTTTCTCGATTAGGAGGCAATTCTCAATGA
- the purB gene encoding adenylosuccinate lyase yields the protein MIERYTRPEMGAIWTEQNKYEAWLEVEILACEAWAELGDIPKEDVKVLRENATFSVDRILEIEEETRHDVVAFTRAVSETLGDEKKWVHYGLTSTDVVDTALSYLIKQANVLLRRDIENFIEILAVKAKEHKNTVMMGRTHGVHAEPTTFGLKLALWREEMKRNLERFEAAAKVIETGKLSGAVGTYANIDPFVEKYVCDNLGLAAAPISTQTLQRDRHAQYISTLALIGASIEKFATEIRGLQKSETREVEEFFAKGQKGSSAMPHKRNPIGSENMTGLARLLRGHMVTAMENVALWHERDISHSSAERVILPDATITLNYMLNRFGNIVKNLTVFPENMKRNMDSTLGLIYSQRVLLALIDKGMSREAAYDTVQPLAMEAWETQSHFKPLVEANPTIAEKLSAAEIEDCFDYNYHIQQVDAIFERVGLTN from the coding sequence ATGATTGAACGCTACACACGACCTGAAATGGGTGCGATTTGGACAGAACAAAATAAATATGAAGCTTGGCTTGAAGTAGAAATCTTGGCGTGCGAAGCTTGGGCAGAACTTGGCGATATTCCAAAAGAAGATGTGAAAGTACTTCGCGAGAATGCGACATTTTCAGTAGACCGTATTTTGGAGATTGAAGAAGAGACACGTCATGATGTAGTAGCTTTCACGCGTGCAGTGTCAGAAACCTTAGGGGATGAAAAGAAATGGGTGCATTACGGTTTGACGTCTACGGATGTTGTTGACACAGCCCTTTCGTACCTAATTAAACAAGCGAACGTCCTGTTGCGTCGTGATATCGAAAACTTCATTGAAATTTTAGCGGTTAAAGCAAAAGAACACAAAAATACAGTGATGATGGGACGTACGCATGGTGTTCATGCAGAACCAACGACGTTCGGCCTTAAGCTTGCGTTATGGCGTGAAGAAATGAAACGTAATCTGGAGCGCTTCGAAGCAGCCGCAAAAGTTATCGAGACAGGTAAACTTTCTGGCGCTGTGGGAACGTATGCAAATATCGATCCATTCGTTGAAAAATATGTTTGTGACAACCTTGGTTTAGCAGCAGCACCAATCTCTACGCAGACGCTACAACGCGATCGTCATGCTCAGTACATCAGCACACTTGCTTTGATTGGCGCTTCAATTGAAAAGTTTGCAACAGAGATTCGTGGTTTGCAAAAATCAGAGACGCGTGAAGTAGAAGAGTTTTTCGCAAAAGGTCAAAAAGGATCGTCTGCAATGCCGCATAAACGCAATCCAATTGGGTCTGAAAACATGACAGGTCTTGCAAGACTGCTTCGAGGTCATATGGTGACGGCAATGGAAAACGTTGCACTTTGGCATGAACGCGATATTTCACACTCATCAGCTGAACGTGTGATCTTACCAGATGCTACGATCACATTAAACTACATGTTGAACCGTTTTGGTAACATCGTGAAAAACTTGACCGTGTTCCCAGAAAACATGAAACGCAACATGGATTCAACATTAGGGTTAATTTACTCACAGCGTGTGTTGCTTGCTTTGATCGACAAAGGAATGTCACGCGAAGCTGCGTATGATACGGTCCAACCACTCGCTATGGAGGCGTGGGAGACACAGTCACACTTTAAGCCGCTTGTGGAAGCCAACCCAACCATTGCAGAAAAGTTATCGGCTGCAGAAATTGAAGACTGTTTCGATTACAACTATCACATTCAACAAGTAGATGCGATCTTTGAACGTGTCGGCTTAACCAACTAG
- the purK gene encoding 5-(carboxyamino)imidazole ribonucleotide synthase encodes MTKVIYPGQTIGIIGGGQLGRMMAIAAKEAGFRIAVLDPAMDSPCGQVADVRIVASYDDQQALAELAEVSDVITYEFENIDYQGLRKVMEYAYVPQGAELIRITQDRRLEKMELQQAGVPVAPFVIIESSENLAEQVNKIGYPAILKTARGGYDGKGQLKIESANDLKEAAALIEKAPCVLEQVIPFSKEISTIIHRNAAGECYILPLAENIHVNHILHQSIVPARVTHGIEKKAEQAAKAIADHLNLVGTLAVEMFVVGDELVINELAPRPHNSGHYSIEACNVSQFQQHIRAICGWPLRKPRLWESSIMVNLLGQHVAPAANQLTKHPDWSVHLYGKTEAKHDRKMGHITIMTDDIDRTLFELEETAIWS; translated from the coding sequence ATGACGAAGGTGATTTACCCAGGGCAAACTATCGGCATCATCGGTGGCGGTCAATTGGGCCGTATGATGGCAATCGCTGCAAAAGAAGCAGGATTTCGGATTGCGGTGCTCGACCCAGCAATGGATTCTCCATGTGGACAAGTAGCGGATGTACGAATTGTCGCTTCTTACGATGACCAACAAGCACTTGCTGAACTAGCGGAAGTTAGTGATGTCATTACTTATGAATTTGAAAATATTGATTATCAAGGTCTTAGAAAAGTGATGGAATATGCTTATGTCCCACAAGGAGCTGAGCTGATTCGCATCACACAAGACCGTAGACTTGAGAAAATGGAATTGCAACAGGCGGGAGTACCGGTTGCACCATTTGTCATTATTGAGTCCAGTGAAAACTTAGCTGAACAAGTCAATAAGATTGGTTATCCAGCCATCTTAAAAACAGCTCGTGGCGGGTACGACGGAAAAGGGCAACTAAAAATCGAGTCGGCAAATGATTTAAAGGAAGCGGCAGCATTGATTGAAAAGGCACCATGTGTTCTTGAACAAGTCATTCCATTTTCAAAGGAAATCTCTACGATCATTCACCGAAACGCAGCAGGTGAGTGTTATATCCTGCCACTCGCTGAAAATATTCATGTCAATCACATTTTGCATCAAAGCATCGTTCCAGCTCGAGTCACGCATGGCATTGAAAAGAAAGCAGAGCAAGCAGCAAAAGCCATTGCAGACCATCTAAACTTAGTGGGCACACTGGCTGTAGAAATGTTTGTAGTGGGAGACGAATTGGTGATTAATGAATTGGCGCCTCGCCCACATAACTCGGGTCACTACTCAATTGAAGCGTGTAATGTCTCTCAGTTTCAACAGCATATCCGTGCTATTTGCGGATGGCCATTGCGCAAGCCGAGACTATGGGAATCTTCTATAATGGTGAACTTATTAGGACAACATGTTGCACCAGCAGCCAACCAATTAACGAAACATCCCGATTGGTCAGTACATCTTTACGGGAAAACGGAAGCAAAACACGATCGAAAGATGGGCCATATCACGATTATGACTGATGATATAGACCGTACCTTATTCGAATTAGAAGAGACCGCGATTTGGTCCTAG
- the purE gene encoding 5-(carboxyamino)imidazole ribonucleotide mutase: protein MTTLVGVIMGSTSDWETMRHACEVLEELNIAYEKQVVSAHRTPDKMFEYAQNARGRGIQVIIAGAGGAAHLPGMVAAKTTLPVIGVPVQSKALNGLDSLLSIVQMPGGVPVATVAIGKAGATNAGLLAAQMLGMTDQAVAEKLEARREATRQAVEESSGDLL from the coding sequence ATGACAACACTAGTTGGCGTTATCATGGGCAGTACAAGTGATTGGGAAACCATGCGGCATGCATGTGAAGTCTTAGAAGAGCTGAATATAGCGTATGAGAAACAAGTCGTTTCTGCTCACCGCACTCCAGATAAAATGTTCGAATATGCACAAAATGCTCGTGGTCGCGGAATTCAAGTAATCATCGCTGGAGCAGGAGGGGCTGCACACTTACCAGGGATGGTAGCAGCTAAAACGACCCTTCCGGTTATTGGAGTACCTGTTCAGTCCAAAGCGTTGAATGGTCTTGATTCCTTACTATCAATCGTTCAAATGCCTGGTGGTGTGCCAGTAGCTACTGTAGCAATCGGCAAAGCCGGTGCTACCAACGCTGGCTTACTTGCTGCACAAATGCTTGGCATGACAGATCAAGCTGTAGCAGAAAAGTTGGAAGCAAGACGAGAAGCAACGCGACAAGCTGTTGAAGAAAGCTCAGGTGACTTGCTATGA
- a CDS encoding NETI motif-containing protein, producing MKKQWVAVNEQETVAAAYDRLQQQGYQIVGRREVPVFEEVKGEPVPVRQQIEFCVIEAKDER from the coding sequence ATGAAAAAACAGTGGGTAGCCGTAAATGAGCAAGAAACCGTGGCAGCTGCTTATGATCGATTGCAGCAACAAGGCTATCAGATCGTCGGTAGGCGAGAAGTGCCTGTATTTGAAGAAGTAAAGGGAGAGCCCGTCCCTGTGCGACAACAAATCGAGTTTTGTGTCATTGAAGCAAAAGACGAACGATGA
- a CDS encoding dipeptide ABC transporter ATP-binding protein has product MAKQELLKVEGLKQYFPIKGGFLGRTVNHVKAVDDISFTIYEGETVSIVGESGCGKSTTGRSILRLEEPTEGKVEFQGVNLADISKRQMRDYRKDLQIIFQDPYASINPRQTVASVLNEAMEIQNVLPANQRRARIEELLETVGLLPYQADRFPHEFSGGQRQRIGIARALSVNPKLIICDEAVSALDVSIQAQVLNLLEDLQEEFNLTYLFISHDLGVVRHISDRIIVMYLGKIVEIADKNSLFENPQHPYTKALLSAIPVPDPDKKKERIVLKGDVPSPIDPPTGCRFHTRCPFATDKCRSEEPKLRTSELMKEGHEAACHYMEEITAGAMQPNY; this is encoded by the coding sequence ATGGCGAAACAAGAATTGCTAAAGGTTGAAGGATTGAAACAATACTTTCCAATTAAAGGCGGATTTTTAGGCCGTACTGTCAATCATGTTAAAGCAGTCGATGATATTAGCTTTACGATTTATGAAGGTGAAACGGTTAGTATTGTAGGAGAGTCAGGTTGTGGGAAGTCGACAACTGGCCGTTCGATCTTAAGACTCGAAGAACCTACAGAAGGTAAAGTAGAGTTCCAGGGAGTTAACTTAGCTGACATCAGCAAGCGTCAAATGCGTGACTACCGTAAAGATTTGCAGATCATTTTCCAAGATCCTTATGCATCAATTAATCCTCGTCAGACTGTAGCGTCTGTATTAAATGAGGCAATGGAGATTCAAAATGTTCTTCCGGCTAATCAACGTCGTGCACGTATTGAAGAACTTCTCGAAACAGTAGGATTGCTTCCTTATCAAGCCGATCGTTTCCCACATGAGTTTTCCGGTGGACAACGACAGCGAATTGGCATCGCCCGTGCGCTTTCTGTTAATCCAAAACTGATCATTTGTGATGAAGCTGTTTCCGCTCTTGATGTATCCATTCAAGCACAAGTACTTAACTTACTTGAAGATCTTCAAGAAGAATTCAACTTGACGTATCTGTTCATTTCTCATGATTTAGGTGTAGTTCGTCACATCTCAGACCGAATTATCGTTATGTATCTGGGGAAAATTGTAGAAATTGCGGACAAGAACAGCTTGTTTGAAAACCCACAACACCCGTATACAAAAGCATTGCTTTCAGCTATCCCGGTTCCAGACCCAGATAAGAAGAAAGAACGCATTGTATTAAAAGGTGATGTGCCATCTCCAATCGATCCACCAACCGGCTGCCGGTTCCATACGCGTTGCCCGTTTGCAACTGACAAGTGTCGTTCAGAAGAGCCAAAGCTACGCACTTCTGAGTTGATGAAAGAGGGTCATGAAGCGGCGTGTCATTACATGGAAGAAATTACTGCTGGCGCTATGCAACCAAATTACTAA
- a CDS encoding ABC transporter ATP-binding protein: MSKDNVLEVRNLQTSFSTDRGEVRAVDGVSFDVPKGKTIGIVGESGSGKSITSLTILRLLAENGKIKGGEVRYKGEDLVKATEKRMRELRGNEISMIFQEPMTSLNPVYTVGQQISESLIAHQGMNKKQAMVRSVELLKLVGIPSPDKRVKAYPFELSGGMRQRVMIAMSLACDPEILIADEPTTALDVTIQAQILELIKELQERLGMSVIFITHDLGVVAETCDYVAVMYAGQVVEYSDIRSLFKNPKHPYSIGLLNSLPRHDIDQEKLVPIKGNVPSPHEMPTGCRFAPRCPAATDLCRAKLPELVEDEAGNQIRCWIYSDEWTGEKEVTLYGETRIAKG; the protein is encoded by the coding sequence ATTTCAAAAGATAATGTACTTGAAGTGAGAAACCTGCAGACGTCCTTCTCTACGGATAGAGGTGAAGTGCGCGCTGTAGATGGCGTGAGCTTCGATGTTCCAAAAGGAAAGACAATCGGTATTGTAGGGGAGTCTGGATCAGGTAAAAGTATTACGTCCTTAACCATTCTTCGTTTGCTTGCAGAAAACGGGAAAATCAAAGGTGGAGAAGTTCGCTATAAAGGAGAAGACCTCGTAAAAGCCACTGAAAAGCGGATGCGGGAGCTTCGTGGAAATGAAATTTCAATGATTTTCCAAGAGCCTATGACATCATTGAACCCAGTTTATACAGTAGGTCAGCAGATTAGTGAGAGTTTGATCGCTCACCAAGGAATGAACAAAAAGCAAGCAATGGTTCGCTCTGTCGAATTGTTAAAGCTAGTAGGGATTCCTTCACCAGATAAACGTGTCAAAGCGTACCCGTTTGAATTATCAGGTGGTATGCGTCAGCGTGTCATGATTGCCATGTCTTTAGCTTGTGACCCTGAAATTTTGATTGCAGATGAGCCGACAACGGCACTTGATGTAACAATTCAAGCACAAATCTTAGAACTTATTAAAGAACTGCAGGAACGTTTAGGTATGTCCGTTATTTTCATTACTCATGACTTGGGTGTTGTTGCAGAAACATGTGATTATGTTGCAGTTATGTATGCTGGCCAAGTTGTCGAATACTCAGACATTCGCTCGTTGTTCAAAAATCCGAAACATCCCTATTCAATTGGATTGTTAAACTCATTACCACGTCATGACATTGACCAAGAGAAACTGGTTCCTATCAAAGGAAATGTACCAAGTCCTCACGAAATGCCAACGGGTTGCCGTTTTGCACCACGCTGTCCCGCGGCGACGGACCTTTGTCGCGCAAAACTGCCAGAGCTAGTAGAAGATGAAGCTGGAAACCAAATCCGTTGCTGGATCTATTCAGATGAATGGACAGGCGAGAAGGAGGTAACGCTTTATGGCGAAACAAGAATTGCTAAAGGTTGA
- a CDS encoding ABC transporter permease produces MTKYIIRRLLQTIPVLLGVTILVFSLMHLVPGDPAKIIAGEGASEQTVDNIRERLGLNESLPVQYGTFLGNALQGDLGSSIRSGRPVMDEISTKFWVTFELAFYSTIVAVFLGLIAGIISAVRHYTLTDVTVMIIALFGLSMPNFWFGLLLIQWFAIGNWMPESLEFLKMRPSGWGDDWRQIVLPVITLGTGGAAIIARMTRSSMLEVIGQDYIRTARAKGLTERIVVYRHALKNALIPVVTVVGLEFGGFLGGAVLTETIFAINGMGRLTIDAIRTRDFPVVQGTVLVISVVFVVVNLLVDISYRYLNKRIDLN; encoded by the coding sequence TTGACTAAATATATTATCCGAAGACTTCTTCAGACCATTCCAGTGTTACTCGGGGTAACGATATTAGTATTCTCGTTAATGCACCTCGTACCTGGTGACCCAGCGAAAATAATTGCTGGTGAAGGAGCGTCAGAACAAACTGTTGATAACATCCGTGAGCGACTTGGATTAAACGAATCGTTACCTGTTCAATACGGAACATTTCTAGGAAATGCTTTACAAGGTGATTTGGGTTCTTCGATTCGTTCAGGACGACCAGTAATGGATGAAATTTCGACCAAGTTCTGGGTGACCTTCGAACTGGCCTTTTATTCTACCATTGTTGCAGTATTCTTAGGATTGATTGCTGGGATTATTTCTGCAGTGCGGCACTACACCTTAACCGATGTGACCGTGATGATCATTGCGCTATTTGGTCTTTCAATGCCAAACTTCTGGTTTGGACTGCTTCTAATACAGTGGTTTGCTATTGGAAACTGGATGCCAGAATCATTAGAGTTCTTGAAGATGAGGCCTTCTGGTTGGGGAGATGACTGGAGACAGATTGTTCTTCCTGTTATAACACTTGGTACTGGTGGTGCAGCCATCATTGCCCGAATGACTCGTTCTTCTATGCTTGAAGTAATCGGCCAAGATTATATCCGTACAGCGCGTGCTAAAGGATTAACGGAGCGTATTGTCGTTTATCGTCATGCTCTTAAAAATGCATTGATTCCAGTAGTCACGGTTGTTGGACTAGAATTTGGTGGCTTCCTTGGTGGAGCCGTATTAACGGAAACTATTTTTGCTATCAATGGTATGGGACGTTTGACAATTGATGCAATTCGTACCCGTGACTTCCCTGTTGTACAAGGGACAGTACTTGTTATCTCTGTAGTATTTGTAGTTGTAAACTTACTTGTTGATATTTCATATCGCTACTTAAATAAACGTATTGATTTAAACTAG
- a CDS encoding ABC transporter permease subunit: MSEETVNHPVTAKKVNPQLESFKQFWRRLAKNRAALIGGIMILFFIVMAFVGPWIISTFTDMEPNRTSVANKLQGPSAEHWFGTDSFGRDIFTRIVFGMKLTLYVGFLSVLVGGVIGVILGIVSGYYGGMIDTLIMRLMDVLLAFPGILLALAIVAVLGGSLTNVIIAVGIFSVPAFARIVRGSTLSVRKLEYIDAVRALGASDFRIIFKHILPNVMSPIIVQASLRIATAILTGAGLAFLGLGAQPPAPEWGAMLNEGRQYMYEAGHVALFPGIMIVLVVLAFNIFGDGVRDALDPKMKK; the protein is encoded by the coding sequence ATGAGTGAGGAAACAGTGAATCATCCTGTGACAGCCAAAAAGGTGAATCCGCAACTAGAGAGCTTCAAACAATTTTGGCGTCGACTTGCCAAAAACAGAGCGGCTCTTATTGGTGGCATCATGATTCTATTTTTCATTGTCATGGCCTTTGTCGGTCCTTGGATCATTTCAACATTTACGGACATGGAACCAAACAGAACGAGCGTTGCAAATAAGCTGCAAGGTCCTTCTGCTGAACACTGGTTTGGAACAGATAGTTTTGGGCGTGATATCTTCACGCGAATCGTCTTTGGAATGAAACTTACATTATATGTAGGATTCTTATCTGTATTAGTCGGTGGTGTTATCGGGGTTATCCTTGGTATCGTGTCTGGCTATTACGGCGGTATGATTGATACGCTAATTATGCGTTTGATGGATGTTCTTTTAGCATTCCCAGGGATTTTGTTAGCGCTTGCTATCGTAGCAGTACTTGGAGGAAGTTTGACGAACGTAATTATTGCTGTTGGTATTTTCTCTGTTCCAGCATTCGCGCGTATTGTTCGTGGTTCAACTTTATCCGTCCGAAAGCTTGAATACATTGATGCGGTTCGAGCACTCGGTGCATCAGATTTTCGAATTATCTTTAAACATATTTTACCGAATGTTATGTCACCGATTATTGTGCAAGCATCTTTACGTATTGCAACAGCCATCTTAACAGGTGCTGGATTAGCGTTTCTTGGCCTTGGTGCACAGCCACCAGCTCCGGAGTGGGGTGCGATGCTAAATGAAGGTCGTCAATATATGTATGAGGCTGGTCATGTTGCATTATTCCCAGGAATTATGATTGTGCTAGTTGTACTTGCGTTCAACATCTTTGGCGATGGAGTTCGTGACGCATTAGATCCAAAAATGAAAAAATAG
- a CDS encoding glutathione ABC transporter substrate-binding protein translates to MAINKKSLLFLLLTLMLALVLAACAGGSDNENTTEDPAEETEGTEGTENAGAEGGDLILAVLSDASSLDPAGSNDVPSSVVQANIYETLVNRDENNEIVPGLAESWEQVDETTWSFKLREGVMFHDGEEFNAEVVKANLDRILDPAVASPRLFLFEMITNVEVVGDYEVNITTEYPFAPLLAHLSHNGGGMVSPASIEADYEALNGGSDPGSVISQEPVGTGFFKFDSWTPGSEIKLVKNEEYWGEDGAKVDSVTFRVVPDSQVRAADLETGNVHIIDPVQPNEVERINNSGVASVNQKASSSLAYLGFNTEKAPFDNPLVRQAISKAIDRESIISGIYDNYGIPAIGPLAPGIFGYTEDIDVVEYNMDEARALLEEAGMADGFETTIWTNDNPQRQAIAILVQEALAELNITVEIEVMEFGTYLEKTAAGEHDMFILGWSNPTGDADYGMYALFHSSQKGNPGNRSFYENPEVDALLDQGRQEADPAAREAIYAEAAQLLTDDAPMAFLLHTEYLTGVADNVQGFDIGTDGIYQLRNVTINE, encoded by the coding sequence ATGGCTATTAACAAAAAGTCACTTTTGTTCCTTCTGCTGACGCTTATGCTTGCACTAGTTCTTGCAGCTTGCGCAGGTGGTAGTGATAACGAAAACACTACTGAAGATCCAGCAGAAGAAACAGAAGGCACAGAAGGTACTGAAAATGCTGGAGCAGAAGGCGGCGACTTAATCCTTGCTGTATTATCAGATGCTTCTTCACTTGATCCTGCTGGTTCAAATGATGTTCCATCTTCAGTCGTTCAGGCAAACATCTATGAGACACTAGTTAACCGTGATGAAAACAATGAAATCGTACCAGGTCTTGCTGAGTCTTGGGAGCAAGTTGATGAAACAACTTGGTCATTCAAATTACGTGAAGGCGTAATGTTCCACGATGGCGAAGAATTCAATGCTGAAGTTGTGAAAGCAAACTTGGATCGTATCCTTGATCCTGCTGTAGCTTCTCCACGTCTCTTCCTATTTGAAATGATTACAAATGTTGAAGTTGTTGGTGATTACGAAGTAAACATCACTACTGAGTACCCATTTGCACCATTACTTGCTCACCTTTCACACAACGGTGGCGGTATGGTATCTCCAGCTTCTATTGAAGCAGATTACGAAGCATTAAATGGTGGTTCTGATCCAGGTTCTGTTATCTCACAAGAACCAGTTGGAACTGGATTCTTCAAATTTGATTCTTGGACTCCAGGTTCAGAAATCAAACTTGTAAAGAACGAAGAATATTGGGGTGAAGACGGCGCGAAAGTAGATTCAGTTACATTCCGCGTTGTTCCAGATTCACAAGTACGTGCTGCTGATCTTGAAACTGGTAACGTACACATCATCGATCCAGTTCAACCAAACGAAGTTGAACGTATCAACAATTCTGGCGTAGCATCTGTAAACCAAAAAGCTTCTTCAAGCTTAGCTTACCTTGGTTTCAACACAGAAAAAGCACCATTTGACAACCCATTAGTTCGTCAAGCAATCTCTAAAGCTATCGACCGTGAGTCTATCATCAGCGGTATCTACGATAACTACGGAATTCCAGCAATCGGACCTTTAGCACCTGGTATCTTCGGATACACTGAAGACATCGATGTTGTAGAATACAACATGGACGAAGCTCGTGCTCTTCTTGAAGAAGCGGGTATGGCTGATGGTTTCGAAACAACAATTTGGACAAACGATAACCCACAACGTCAAGCAATCGCAATTTTAGTTCAAGAAGCATTAGCTGAATTGAACATCACTGTTGAAATTGAAGTTATGGAATTCGGTACGTACCTAGAGAAAACTGCTGCTGGTGAGCACGATATGTTCATCCTAGGTTGGTCTAACCCAACTGGTGACGCTGACTACGGTATGTATGCATTGTTCCACTCTTCACAAAAAGGTAACCCAGGTAACCGTTCATTCTACGAAAACCCAGAAGTAGACGCATTACTTGATCAAGGTCGCCAAGAAGCAGATCCAGCCGCTCGTGAAGCAATCTATGCAGAAGCTGCTCAGTTATTAACTGATGACGCTCCAATGGCATTCTTACTTCACACTGAGTACTTGACTGGTGTCGCTGACAACGTACAAGGATTCGATATCGGCACTGACGGTATCTACCAATTACGTAATGTAACAATCAACGAATAA